In a single window of the Scyliorhinus torazame isolate Kashiwa2021f chromosome 2, sScyTor2.1, whole genome shotgun sequence genome:
- the asnsd1 gene encoding asparagine synthetase domain-containing protein 1 isoform X2 translates to MCGICCMLILAPQKDGSDVLAKDMLESLQRRGPNHSQHLSREVPELGYNVFFSGHVLHMRGCLNPQPMQDAQGNLLLWNGEVFGGIKIGPEGNDTQIILQQLSSCKNEESILSVFSSIQGPWAFIYYQLSSHCLWFGRDFFGRRSLLWQFKNVENLCLTLTSVSTSVPQCANVPWKEVPTCGLYKIDIQKQTNAKLLAISWYPWKHGRIEYEFKTLHLGDKEQFTEKLPNFVSVFLNESKLFLTAPIIPMNCSMPESCTDTANCEPSSVNIEIFLSNEHKKQLVHKFINVLSESVRRRVLFLPRSENRPICSDQFTVSDEAKVAILFSGGVDSMVLSALADHHIPPDEPIDLLNVAFKQQEQKRQKTSTKQKKKSNVFSTLEEETLECDNGSVKKATAFNVPDRITGLSGLKELQIINPARRWNFIEINITLEELKEMRRQRISHLVHPLDTVLDDSIGCAVWFAARGIGTNTSNGETQPYISTAKVVLTGIGADEQLAGYSRHRVCYKASGCEGLVKELGLELGRISSRNLGRDDRVIGDHGKEARFPFLDEEVVCFLNALPVWEKADLTLPRGTGEKLLLRMAAKELGLTASAVLPKRAMQFGSRIAKMENNKEKASDKCNRLQQNSALQ, encoded by the exons ATGTGTGGCATTTGTTGTATGTTAATTTTAGCCCCTCAGAAAGATGGTTCTGATGTTTTGGCAAAGGATATGCTTGAAAGCCTACAGCGGCGAGGCCCTAACCATAGTCAACATTTATCCAGAGAAGTGCCTGAGCTGGGCTATAATGTCTTTTTCTCTGGTCATGTGCTTCATATGAGGGGTTGCTTAAACCCACAGCCCATGCAGGATGCTCAAGGAAACCTTCTGCTTTGGAATGGGGAGGTTTTTGGTGGAATTAAAATTGGACCTGAAGGCAATGATACTCAGATTATTCTTCAGCAGTTATCTTCATGTAAGAATGAAGAATCTATTCTGTCGGTCTTTTCTTCTATTCAGGGTCCCTGGGCTTTCATATACTACCAACTATCCAGTCACTGCTTGTGGTTTGGGCGAGACTTTTTTGGTCGACGTAGTTTACTGTGGCAATTTAAGAATGTAGAGAACCTATGTCTTACTCTTACATCAGTGAGTACTTCTGTTCCACAGTGTGCAAATGTTCCCTGGAAGGAAGTACCAACATGCGGACTTTACAAAATTGACATCCAGAAACAGACcaatgccaaattgttggcaatATCGTGGTATCCATGGAAACATGGGCGCATTGAATATGAATTCAAGACTCTCCAtttaggtgataaagagcagttcaCTGAAAAACTGCCCAATTTTGTTTCTGTGTTTTTGAATGAATCAAAACTTTTCCTCACAGCCCCCATTATTCCTATGAATTGCAGCATGCCTGAGTCATGTACTGATACTGCAAACTGTGAACCATCTTCAGTAAATATTGAGATTTTTCTTTCAAATGAACACAAGAAGCAATTAGTTCATAAGTTCATCAATGTCTTGAGTGAATCTGTTAGACGGCGAGTGCTTTTCTTACCAAGAAGTGAAAATCGCCCCATCTGTTCAGATCAGTTCACAGTTTCTGACGAAGCAAAGGTTGCCATTCTTTTTTCCGGAGGTgttgattctatggttctttctGCCTTGGCTGACCATCATATTCCACCAGATGAACCTATTGATCTATTGAATGTAGCCTTTAAGCAGCAAGAACAGAAAAGACAAAAGACCTCAACAAAGCAAAAGAAGAAAAGCAATGTGTTCAGCACACTTGAAGAGGAAACTCTAGAATGTGACAATGGTAGTGTTAAAAAGGCAACTGCTTTTAATGTGCCTGACCGAATCACTGGACTGTCAGGCTTAAAAGAGTTGCAAATTATAAACCCTGCCAGGAGATGGAATTTTATAGAAATCAATATCACATTAGAAGAACTGAAGGAAATGAGACGACAGCGGATTAGTCATTTAGTGCACCCTTTGGACACAGTACTTGATGACAGCATCGGCTGTGCAGTGTGGTTTGCTGCAAGAGGTATTGGTACCAACACCAGTAATGGAGAAACTCAGCCATACATCAGCACTGCAAAG GTGGTTTTGACTGGGATAGGAGCAGACGAACAACTTGCGGGTTATTCCCGTCACCGTGTCTGCTACAAAGCATCAGGTTGTGAAGGCCTGGTCAAAGAATTGGGGTTGGAACTTGGTCGCATTTCCTCACGTAATCTTGGAAGAGATGACCGAGTCATTGGAGACCATGGAAAAGAAGCAAG atttcccttTTTGGATGAAGAAGTTGTTTGTTTTCTAAATGCACTTCCTGTGTGGGAGAAAGCAGACTTGACGCTGCCTCGAGGGACTGGCGAAAAACTTCTTCTACGAATGGCTGCAAAAGAACTTGGTCTTACTGCATCTGCTGTTCTCCCAAAAAGAGCCATGCAGTTTGGATCGAGAATTGCAAAGAtggaaaacaacaaagaaaaggccTCTGATAAGTGCAACAGGTTACAGCAAAACTCGGCTCTTCAGTAA
- the LOC140392630 gene encoding glucose-1-phosphate thymidylyltransferase, with product MKAIILAAGYGTRFNRDLQNDTSGDFQHLCGIPKPLLPVGNKALISHWMAAIEKINSIDAVYVITNDLYYVEFEDWAKDFHLVKLLNDGTRSNEERLGAINCLQLAITQFNINDHVLVLGGDTLFYEDFSLSDVLAQFTELQSADCDGSLVLAYVCKDEETAKFGILEIDEKFQVITFKEKPSPTETTSRKACPCFYIYSKNTIPLIANFLQEKQNSPLEEKDAPGNFLCWVHSRTPVFVHHVSGRFDVGNLPSYIDCAKYFQKHGDAK from the exons ATGAAGGCTATTATTCTGGCGGCTGGCTATGGTACAAGATTCAATCGTGACCTACAGAATGATACCAGTGGAGATTTCCAGCATCTCTGTGGCATTCCCAAGCCCCTTCTGCCAGTCGGAAATAAGGCGCTTATCAGTCATTGGATGGCAGCAATAGAAAAGATCAACTCTATTGATGCAGTTTATGTCATT ACAAATGATCTCTATTATGTGGAGTTTGAAGACTGGGCAAAGGATTTCCACCTAGTTAAACTTCTAAATGATGGAACAAGAAGCAATGAG GAACGGCTGGGTGCTATTAATTGTCTTCAGCTTGCCATTACTCAGTTTAACATCAATGATCATGTATTGGTCCTCGGCGG GGACACATTATTCTATGAAGACTTCAGCCTATCTGATGTCCTTGCACAATTTACTGAGCTGCAGAGTGCTGATTGTGATGGCAGTTTGGTTTTGGCTTACGTATGCAAAGATGAAG AAACTGCAAAGTTTGGCATTTTAGAAATTGACGAAAAGTTCCAAGTCATTACATTTAAAGAAAAACCCAGTCCTACTGAAACAACTTCTCGCAAAGCT TGTCCATGCTTCTATATATACTCAAAAAATACAATTCCTTTAATTGCAAACTTTCTTCAAGAAAAGCAG AATTCACCCTTGGAAGAGAAGGATGCACCTGGCAATTTCTTGTGTTGGGTCCACTCAAG GACACCAGTGTTTGTTCATCATGTAAGTGGTCGATTTGATGTTGGAAATCTTCCATCTTATATTGACTGTGCCAAATACTTCCAGAAGCATGGAGATGCAAAATGA
- the asnsd1 gene encoding asparagine synthetase domain-containing protein 1 isoform X1 gives MCGICCMLILAPQKDGSDVLAKDMLESLQRRGPNHSQHLSREVPELGYNVFFSGHVLHMRGCLNPQPMQDAQGNLLLWNGEVFGGIKIGPEGNDTQIILQQLSSCKNEESILSVFSSIQGPWAFIYYQLSSHCLWFGRDFFGRRSLLWQFKNVENLCLTLTSVSTSVPQCANVPWKEVPTCGLYKIDIQKQTNAKLLAISWYPWKHGRIEYEFKTLHLGDKEQFTEKLPNFVSVFLNESKLFLTAPIIPMNCSMPESCTDTANCEPSSVNIEIFLSNEHKKQLVHKFINVLSESVRRRVLFLPRSENRPICSDQFTVSDEAKVAILFSGGVDSMVLSALADHHIPPDEPIDLLNVAFKQQEQKRQKTSTKQKKKSNVFSTLEEETLECDNGSVKKATAFNVPDRITGLSGLKELQIINPARRWNFIEINITLEELKEMRRQRISHLVHPLDTVLDDSIGCAVWFAARGIGTNTSNGETQPYISTAKISPLATECRANKLAVTFLVVVLTGIGADEQLAGYSRHRVCYKASGCEGLVKELGLELGRISSRNLGRDDRVIGDHGKEARFPFLDEEVVCFLNALPVWEKADLTLPRGTGEKLLLRMAAKELGLTASAVLPKRAMQFGSRIAKMENNKEKASDKCNRLQQNSALQ, from the exons ATGTGTGGCATTTGTTGTATGTTAATTTTAGCCCCTCAGAAAGATGGTTCTGATGTTTTGGCAAAGGATATGCTTGAAAGCCTACAGCGGCGAGGCCCTAACCATAGTCAACATTTATCCAGAGAAGTGCCTGAGCTGGGCTATAATGTCTTTTTCTCTGGTCATGTGCTTCATATGAGGGGTTGCTTAAACCCACAGCCCATGCAGGATGCTCAAGGAAACCTTCTGCTTTGGAATGGGGAGGTTTTTGGTGGAATTAAAATTGGACCTGAAGGCAATGATACTCAGATTATTCTTCAGCAGTTATCTTCATGTAAGAATGAAGAATCTATTCTGTCGGTCTTTTCTTCTATTCAGGGTCCCTGGGCTTTCATATACTACCAACTATCCAGTCACTGCTTGTGGTTTGGGCGAGACTTTTTTGGTCGACGTAGTTTACTGTGGCAATTTAAGAATGTAGAGAACCTATGTCTTACTCTTACATCAGTGAGTACTTCTGTTCCACAGTGTGCAAATGTTCCCTGGAAGGAAGTACCAACATGCGGACTTTACAAAATTGACATCCAGAAACAGACcaatgccaaattgttggcaatATCGTGGTATCCATGGAAACATGGGCGCATTGAATATGAATTCAAGACTCTCCAtttaggtgataaagagcagttcaCTGAAAAACTGCCCAATTTTGTTTCTGTGTTTTTGAATGAATCAAAACTTTTCCTCACAGCCCCCATTATTCCTATGAATTGCAGCATGCCTGAGTCATGTACTGATACTGCAAACTGTGAACCATCTTCAGTAAATATTGAGATTTTTCTTTCAAATGAACACAAGAAGCAATTAGTTCATAAGTTCATCAATGTCTTGAGTGAATCTGTTAGACGGCGAGTGCTTTTCTTACCAAGAAGTGAAAATCGCCCCATCTGTTCAGATCAGTTCACAGTTTCTGACGAAGCAAAGGTTGCCATTCTTTTTTCCGGAGGTgttgattctatggttctttctGCCTTGGCTGACCATCATATTCCACCAGATGAACCTATTGATCTATTGAATGTAGCCTTTAAGCAGCAAGAACAGAAAAGACAAAAGACCTCAACAAAGCAAAAGAAGAAAAGCAATGTGTTCAGCACACTTGAAGAGGAAACTCTAGAATGTGACAATGGTAGTGTTAAAAAGGCAACTGCTTTTAATGTGCCTGACCGAATCACTGGACTGTCAGGCTTAAAAGAGTTGCAAATTATAAACCCTGCCAGGAGATGGAATTTTATAGAAATCAATATCACATTAGAAGAACTGAAGGAAATGAGACGACAGCGGATTAGTCATTTAGTGCACCCTTTGGACACAGTACTTGATGACAGCATCGGCTGTGCAGTGTGGTTTGCTGCAAGAGGTATTGGTACCAACACCAGTAATGGAGAAACTCAGCCATACATCAGCACTGCAAAG ATCTCGCCATTGGCTACTGAATGCAGAGCAAATAAATTGGCAGTGACCTTCCTTGTG GTGGTTTTGACTGGGATAGGAGCAGACGAACAACTTGCGGGTTATTCCCGTCACCGTGTCTGCTACAAAGCATCAGGTTGTGAAGGCCTGGTCAAAGAATTGGGGTTGGAACTTGGTCGCATTTCCTCACGTAATCTTGGAAGAGATGACCGAGTCATTGGAGACCATGGAAAAGAAGCAAG atttcccttTTTGGATGAAGAAGTTGTTTGTTTTCTAAATGCACTTCCTGTGTGGGAGAAAGCAGACTTGACGCTGCCTCGAGGGACTGGCGAAAAACTTCTTCTACGAATGGCTGCAAAAGAACTTGGTCTTACTGCATCTGCTGTTCTCCCAAAAAGAGCCATGCAGTTTGGATCGAGAATTGCAAAGAtggaaaacaacaaagaaaaggccTCTGATAAGTGCAACAGGTTACAGCAAAACTCGGCTCTTCAGTAA